A portion of the Bdellovibrio bacteriovorus genome contains these proteins:
- a CDS encoding GlsB/YeaQ/YmgE family stress response membrane protein — protein MGIIGTIIIGFLVGLVARFIKPGSDKLGFILTTILGILGAFVGGYLGQVLGIYEVGEPAGFIGSVIGAVILLALLKAVAKK, from the coding sequence ATGGGCATAATCGGAACCATTATTATTGGATTTTTAGTAGGGCTTGTGGCCCGTTTTATCAAACCTGGAAGCGATAAGTTGGGTTTTATCCTGACAACTATCTTAGGAATTCTAGGGGCTTTCGTCGGTGGTTATTTAGGGCAAGTCCTTGGTATTTATGAAGTCGGTGAGCCGGCGGGATTCATCGGCTCGGTCATTGGGGCTGTCATTCTGTTGGCCCTTTTAAAGGCCGTTGCGAAAAAATAA